In Pseudoxanthomonas indica, the following are encoded in one genomic region:
- a CDS encoding beta-mannosidase, whose translation MKRLCLALCLLLVAMPGWAQVVSRTLDDGWRFRLLPGDAQAKAHPEATAWRKASVPGSVHTDLLAHGVIVDPYVGAPEASLQWIGLADWEYVHRFDVDEATLARPNAELVFEGVDTLAEMSLNGKPLLSTDNSHRTWRVRVDKRLKARKNELRIIFRSPIRALLPQVQAMPHKIAGNYPSPYGDEPKDAMVGNFVRKPGYHFGWDWGPRYVTAGLWRPVRLETWKSLRVTDLAIATTSLDQDEADLAIIATVDSAGPDTAAMEVEILDPDGQRVGLLQRSALLVQGENRVELTTTLRSPRRWWPAGYGEQARYRFRLSVRNARGDSVAAERLTGLRSVELRRDRDADGQGFAFVINGVPIFAKGANVIPFDAFPARVQPARIREVLQAARDANMNMLRNWGGGYYEDESFYDIADELGLLVWQDFMFGGGMQPAYEPLFRANVVAEARDNLRRLRHHPSIVLWCGNNEEETAWKDWGHRKQLAEADPVFADRVWQGYVALFGRDLRRVVHEEGLGVPYWSSSPSNDLDEKANDSRKGDKHYWEVWGAPAKPVQAYLEETPRFMSEFGLQAWPVQRTVDAFASRAEQAIDAPVIRAHQKFMAGAGNERLLQYIQNEYGTPRNFADFIYLSQVMQAEGIELAALHHRASRPYTMGSLYWQLNDVWPGASWSSIDHAGRWKALHFHARRFFAPVAVAASRREGEIQLDLVSDRQQPLKGEWRLRVMDFNGKVLRQRKAAVTLPPLSATHVRAFKDSELLRGADAAASVAVFELYEGETMLARQLVYFEAAKALKLPAAAIQTALERDGDGYQLRLQSAQLVRDLWIDFGEHDAAVSDNALDLLPGESVTLKVTSKAHLAALRASLHLQSLADVLPPPATN comes from the coding sequence ATGAAACGCTTGTGTCTGGCCCTGTGCCTGTTGCTGGTCGCCATGCCCGGATGGGCGCAGGTGGTGTCGCGCACGCTGGATGACGGTTGGCGGTTCCGCCTGCTGCCGGGCGACGCCCAGGCCAAAGCCCATCCCGAAGCCACCGCCTGGCGCAAAGCCAGCGTGCCTGGCTCCGTGCACACGGATTTGCTGGCCCATGGCGTGATCGTGGATCCGTATGTGGGCGCGCCCGAGGCGAGCCTGCAGTGGATCGGTCTGGCGGATTGGGAGTACGTCCATCGTTTCGACGTGGACGAAGCCACGCTGGCGCGGCCGAACGCCGAGCTGGTGTTCGAAGGCGTGGATACGCTGGCCGAGATGAGCCTCAACGGCAAGCCGCTGCTCTCGACCGACAACAGCCATCGCACCTGGCGGGTGCGCGTGGACAAGCGGCTGAAGGCGCGCAAGAACGAGCTGCGGATCATCTTCCGCTCGCCGATCCGCGCCTTGCTGCCGCAGGTGCAGGCGATGCCGCACAAGATCGCCGGCAACTATCCCTCGCCCTACGGCGACGAGCCCAAGGACGCGATGGTCGGCAACTTCGTGCGCAAGCCGGGCTATCACTTCGGCTGGGACTGGGGGCCGCGCTACGTCACGGCCGGTCTGTGGCGACCGGTGCGGCTGGAGACCTGGAAGTCGCTGCGGGTGACCGACCTGGCCATCGCCACCACCTCGCTGGATCAGGATGAGGCCGATCTGGCGATCATCGCCACCGTCGACAGTGCCGGCCCGGACACGGCGGCGATGGAAGTGGAGATTCTGGATCCGGATGGCCAGCGCGTGGGCCTCCTGCAGCGCAGCGCGCTGCTGGTACAGGGCGAGAACCGCGTCGAGCTGACCACCACCCTGCGTTCGCCGCGGCGCTGGTGGCCGGCAGGCTACGGCGAGCAGGCGCGCTATCGCTTCCGCCTGAGCGTGCGCAATGCGCGTGGGGATTCGGTTGCGGCCGAGCGCCTGACCGGTCTGCGCAGTGTCGAGCTGCGCCGTGATCGCGATGCGGACGGGCAGGGCTTCGCCTTCGTCATCAATGGCGTGCCGATCTTCGCCAAGGGCGCCAACGTCATTCCGTTCGACGCCTTTCCCGCACGTGTGCAGCCCGCGCGCATCCGCGAGGTCCTGCAGGCGGCGCGCGACGCCAACATGAACATGCTGCGCAACTGGGGCGGCGGCTACTACGAGGACGAGTCGTTCTACGACATTGCCGACGAGCTGGGCCTGCTGGTCTGGCAGGACTTCATGTTCGGTGGCGGCATGCAGCCCGCTTATGAGCCGCTGTTCCGCGCCAATGTGGTGGCCGAGGCGCGCGACAACCTCCGTCGCCTGCGCCATCACCCCAGCATCGTGCTGTGGTGCGGCAACAACGAAGAAGAGACGGCCTGGAAGGACTGGGGCCACCGCAAGCAGTTGGCCGAGGCGGATCCGGTGTTTGCCGACCGCGTCTGGCAAGGCTATGTCGCGCTGTTCGGTCGCGACCTGCGCCGGGTCGTGCACGAAGAGGGCCTGGGTGTGCCGTACTGGTCCAGTTCCCCCAGCAATGATCTGGACGAAAAGGCCAACGACTCGCGCAAGGGCGACAAGCATTACTGGGAAGTGTGGGGCGCGCCGGCCAAGCCGGTCCAGGCCTACCTGGAGGAGACGCCACGCTTCATGTCCGAGTTCGGCCTGCAGGCCTGGCCGGTGCAGCGCACGGTCGATGCGTTTGCCAGCCGCGCCGAACAGGCCATCGACGCACCGGTGATTCGCGCGCACCAGAAGTTCATGGCCGGCGCCGGCAACGAGCGCTTGCTGCAGTACATCCAGAACGAGTACGGCACGCCACGCAACTTCGCCGACTTCATCTACCTGAGTCAGGTGATGCAGGCCGAGGGCATCGAGCTGGCGGCGCTGCATCACCGCGCCTCGCGTCCTTACACCATGGGTTCGCTGTACTGGCAGCTCAACGATGTGTGGCCGGGCGCGTCGTGGTCGAGCATCGACCATGCCGGCCGCTGGAAGGCGCTGCACTTCCACGCACGACGATTTTTCGCGCCGGTGGCGGTCGCCGCGTCGCGCAGGGAGGGAGAGATCCAACTGGACCTGGTCTCGGATCGCCAGCAGCCGCTGAAGGGTGAGTGGCGGCTGCGGGTCATGGACTTCAACGGCAAGGTGCTGCGCCAGCGCAAGGCGGCGGTGACGCTGCCACCGCTGTCGGCTACCCACGTGCGCGCCTTCAAGGACAGCGAGTTGCTGCGCGGCGCCGATGCCGCGGCCAGCGTGGCGGTGTTCGAGCTGTATGAAGGCGAGACGATGCTGGCGCGCCAGCTGGTGTACTTCGAAGCCGCCAAGGCCTTGAAACTGCCCGCCGCGGCCATCCAGACCGCGCTGGAACGCGACGGGGACGGCTATCAGCTGCGCCTGCAGTCTGCACAGTTGGTTCGCGATCTGTGGATCGATTTCGGCGAGCACGATGCGGCCGTGTCGGACAACGCGCTGGACCTGCTGCCGGGCGAGTCGGTGACTCTGAAGGTCACTTCCAAGGCCCATCTGGCCGCGCTGCGCGCCAGCCTGCATCTGCAGTCGCTCGCCGACGTCCTGCCGCCGCCGGCGACGAATTAG
- a CDS encoding LacI family DNA-binding transcriptional regulator: MKEKTPATSKGPRPSPTRSGGRRAVTVTDIANAIGVSRATVSLVLRNSPLVHVETRARVEAELRRQRYVYNRGAANLRRQTSNSVALVINDLSNPFFAEFAAGVDEALGSKGFVTLLGSTGESPERQHAVLSTLMEHTPAGLILSPAEGSESAQVTQVLGEHANVLLFNRELGGVEWDFLALDNQRGAAMATHHLIGLGHTRIAFFGGHAESSSCRQRRAGFAQAMEEAGLTVEPQWLIESAPNRLEAAACTGALFTQAQSPTAAVCYNDTVALGLMLGLTSRGIQPGRDFAVTGFDDISEAAVSSPSLTTLAVNPRERGRQAAELLLHRLSHPDAAVERLTAPVELRIRQSSGGTRR, encoded by the coding sequence ATGAAGGAAAAAACTCCCGCTACCAGCAAGGGCCCGCGCCCGAGCCCCACCCGTTCGGGTGGGCGGCGTGCGGTCACGGTGACGGATATCGCCAATGCGATTGGCGTCTCGCGCGCCACCGTGTCGCTGGTGCTGCGCAACAGTCCGCTGGTGCACGTGGAGACCCGCGCGCGGGTGGAAGCCGAACTGCGCCGACAGCGCTACGTCTACAACCGCGGCGCGGCCAACCTGCGCCGGCAGACGTCCAACAGCGTGGCGCTGGTGATCAATGATCTGTCCAACCCGTTCTTCGCCGAATTCGCTGCCGGCGTGGACGAAGCGCTGGGCAGCAAGGGCTTCGTGACCCTGCTGGGCAGCACGGGGGAATCGCCCGAGCGCCAGCACGCGGTGTTGTCGACCCTGATGGAACACACGCCCGCCGGTTTGATCCTCTCGCCCGCCGAAGGCAGCGAGAGCGCGCAGGTGACCCAGGTCCTGGGTGAGCATGCCAACGTGTTGCTGTTCAACCGCGAACTGGGCGGCGTGGAATGGGATTTCCTGGCGCTGGACAACCAGCGCGGCGCGGCCATGGCCACCCACCATCTGATTGGTCTCGGCCACACCCGCATCGCTTTCTTTGGTGGCCATGCCGAGTCCAGCTCCTGCCGCCAGCGTCGTGCCGGCTTCGCCCAGGCGATGGAAGAGGCGGGCCTGACAGTGGAACCGCAGTGGCTGATCGAATCGGCGCCCAACCGCCTGGAAGCCGCGGCCTGTACCGGCGCCTTGTTCACCCAGGCGCAGTCGCCCACCGCGGCAGTCTGCTACAACGACACCGTCGCGCTCGGGCTGATGTTGGGCCTGACCTCGCGCGGCATCCAGCCGGGTCGCGATTTCGCGGTAACCGGCTTCGATGATATTTCCGAGGCCGCCGTGTCTTCGCCCTCGTTGACCACGCTGGCGGTCAATCCGCGCGAGCGTGGCCGGCAGGCAGCCGAACTGCTGCTGCATCGCCTGTCCCATCCGGACGCGGCCGTGGAGCGTCTGACCGCGCCGGTGGAATTGCGCATCCGCCAGAGCAGCGGCGGCACACGCCGATGA
- a CDS encoding GH92 family glycosyl hydrolase, with product MPSKFLLPPSARTTAPRRLGWAVAGLFAAVLPLAQAAPATDAVREVNTFIGSKDDGNTFPGASAPFGLIQVSPIGEHYSGWRYDDPKIRGFGHSFLSGAGCWEQGGQVSVLPVTGSIGKGGDFDIADAKRFNHKTYAASYSHDGEVGEAGYYKVRLTSYGGIDAEATALTRAAAERYTFSTQGEGHVLVNIGQANERHSVIGSSIDVVGDRVVEGKLVTQSFCGGHEYTTWFRMEFDRPFKAFGTWGEAGGQPGSRHSMEGEAKLNGAWLSFDLAKGQSVTAVSAISHVDAEGARNNLRQDGMAGGKLLGFDAMRKRAQATWRKELASVRIEGGSADDRTVFYTALYHALLQPLTGSDADGRYRGYDEQIHRADGWTYYEYFSLWDTYRSQNQLLALLRPERARDIGRSLLAIQQQGGWLPRWGYANFDTNIMTGDPVTPFLVDLWRFGALQGSEQEAYAALRQNAFGMPPTNSRHAGRSGNASYLANGFVQYDRAFPSKGMDVDPHHGGSATLEYALADCALAQMADGLGLADDARVLRERGRNWRKLWDADVRDEETGFVGFPRPRMENGDWYEPTEGYSPRSDHGFHEGTAWQYQWLAQQDVPGLVAAMHGTEEAGKRLDTFFAYDALLSDPLTAARKQWVVGPYSYYNQYRYNPNNEPDLHAPWMYTLIGQPWKTSTVVRAAQQLFTNAPNGVTGNDDLGTMSAWYLFSAMGLYPAVPGSGQFLLHAPRFRRVELDLGNGHQLRLQADGADGRKLQYVQAVQVNGREHAPVWLDWAQLSQGAEVRFQLTSSAPTTGWGTRAADLPASYCALPGTTQ from the coding sequence ATGCCCTCAAAGTTCCTGCTGCCTCCGTCTGCGCGCACGACTGCGCCGCGTCGTCTCGGCTGGGCCGTTGCCGGCCTGTTCGCCGCCGTGCTGCCCCTGGCGCAGGCCGCACCCGCCACCGACGCCGTGCGCGAGGTCAACACCTTCATCGGCAGCAAGGATGACGGAAACACGTTTCCCGGCGCTTCGGCGCCGTTCGGCCTGATCCAGGTCAGCCCGATTGGTGAGCACTACAGCGGTTGGCGCTACGACGATCCGAAGATTCGCGGCTTCGGCCATTCCTTCCTGTCCGGCGCCGGTTGCTGGGAGCAGGGCGGCCAGGTCTCGGTGTTGCCGGTCACCGGCAGCATCGGCAAGGGCGGCGATTTCGACATCGCCGATGCCAAGCGTTTCAACCACAAGACCTACGCTGCCAGCTACAGCCATGACGGCGAAGTCGGCGAGGCCGGCTACTACAAGGTCCGCCTGACCAGTTACGGCGGCATCGATGCCGAAGCCACCGCGCTCACCCGCGCCGCGGCCGAACGCTATACCTTCAGCACGCAAGGCGAGGGCCATGTCCTGGTCAACATCGGCCAGGCCAACGAGCGCCATTCGGTGATCGGCAGCAGCATCGACGTGGTCGGCGATCGCGTGGTCGAAGGCAAGCTGGTCACCCAGAGCTTCTGCGGCGGCCACGAATACACCACCTGGTTCCGCATGGAGTTCGATCGCCCGTTCAAGGCCTTCGGCACCTGGGGCGAAGCCGGCGGGCAGCCCGGCTCGCGCCACAGTATGGAAGGCGAGGCCAAGCTCAATGGCGCGTGGCTGAGTTTCGATCTGGCCAAGGGCCAGTCGGTAACCGCCGTCAGTGCGATCTCGCATGTCGATGCCGAAGGCGCGCGCAACAACCTGCGCCAGGACGGCATGGCTGGCGGCAAATTGCTCGGCTTCGACGCCATGCGCAAACGCGCACAGGCCACCTGGCGCAAGGAACTGGCCAGCGTGCGCATCGAAGGCGGCAGTGCGGATGACCGCACCGTCTTCTACACCGCGCTGTACCACGCGCTGCTGCAGCCGCTGACCGGCAGTGATGCCGATGGTCGCTATCGCGGTTACGACGAACAGATTCATCGCGCCGACGGCTGGACCTACTACGAGTACTTCTCGCTGTGGGACACCTACCGCTCGCAGAACCAGTTGCTGGCCCTGCTGCGTCCCGAACGCGCGCGCGACATCGGTCGTTCGCTGCTGGCCATCCAGCAGCAGGGCGGGTGGTTGCCGCGCTGGGGCTATGCCAATTTCGATACCAACATCATGACCGGCGATCCGGTCACCCCGTTCCTGGTGGACCTGTGGCGCTTCGGTGCGTTGCAGGGCAGCGAGCAGGAAGCCTACGCCGCGCTGCGCCAGAACGCCTTCGGCATGCCGCCGACCAACTCGCGCCACGCCGGCCGCTCCGGCAATGCCAGCTACCTGGCCAATGGCTTCGTGCAGTACGACCGAGCCTTCCCGTCCAAGGGCATGGACGTGGATCCGCATCACGGCGGCTCGGCCACGCTGGAATACGCCCTGGCCGATTGCGCACTGGCGCAGATGGCCGATGGCCTGGGCCTGGCCGATGACGCACGCGTGCTGCGCGAGCGTGGCCGCAACTGGCGCAAGCTGTGGGATGCGGACGTGCGCGATGAGGAAACCGGGTTCGTCGGTTTCCCGCGTCCGCGCATGGAAAATGGCGACTGGTACGAACCGACCGAGGGCTACAGCCCGCGCTCCGATCACGGCTTCCACGAAGGCACTGCCTGGCAGTACCAGTGGCTGGCGCAGCAGGATGTGCCGGGCCTGGTCGCGGCCATGCACGGTACCGAAGAAGCAGGCAAGCGCCTGGATACCTTCTTCGCCTACGACGCATTGCTGAGCGATCCGCTCACGGCCGCACGCAAGCAGTGGGTAGTGGGACCGTACAGCTACTACAACCAGTATCGCTACAACCCCAACAACGAACCGGATCTGCATGCGCCGTGGATGTACACGCTGATCGGCCAGCCGTGGAAGACGTCCACGGTCGTGCGTGCCGCGCAGCAGCTGTTCACCAACGCACCCAATGGCGTCACCGGCAACGATGATCTGGGCACCATGTCGGCCTGGTATCTGTTCAGTGCCATGGGCCTGTATCCGGCCGTTCCGGGCAGCGGCCAGTTCCTGCTGCACGCGCCACGTTTCCGCCGCGTCGAGCTGGATCTGGGCAACGGCCACCAGCTGCGCCTGCAGGCCGATGGCGCCGACGGACGAAAGCTGCAGTACGTGCAGGCCGTGCAGGTGAATGGCCGCGAGCACGCACCGGTCTGGCTGGACTGGGCACAACTGAGCCAGGGCGCCGAGGTGCGCTTCCAGTTGACCAGCTCCGCGCCCACCACCGGCTGGGGTACCCGTGCGGCGGATCTGCCGGCCTCGTACTGCGCCTTGCCGGGAACCACCCAATGA
- a CDS encoding carbohydrate kinase family protein, with the protein MSKIVCFGEALIDLLAQPPATPDTPRAFLQYAGGAPANVAVAAARLGADCHFAGMLGQDMFGDFLLDSLADAGVATDFIVRTDAAKTALAFVALDATGERSFSFYRPPAADLLFRSEHFSAKTFAGTGSFHVCSNSLTEATIADSTLHGMLRARDAGAVVSLDLNLRPALWPAGCDPLPRLWQALTQADLIKLSQEELDYLARPHGDGEAGEEAVLARLFEGHARLVIITHGAAPVRWRTREQQGVVASFPVNTVDTTAAGDAFVGGLLFRLGEVGGDGRGFAPFCADPPAIEDAIRFGAAVGALAVTRKGAFAAMPTLSEVQNLLQDHHAHA; encoded by the coding sequence ATGTCGAAGATTGTTTGTTTTGGCGAGGCTTTGATCGATCTACTCGCCCAGCCGCCGGCCACTCCGGACACCCCGCGCGCGTTCCTGCAGTACGCCGGCGGCGCTCCGGCCAACGTCGCCGTCGCGGCGGCGCGGCTGGGGGCGGACTGCCATTTCGCCGGCATGCTCGGCCAGGACATGTTTGGCGACTTCCTGCTCGACAGCCTGGCCGATGCCGGCGTGGCCACGGATTTCATTGTGCGCACCGATGCCGCCAAGACCGCGCTGGCCTTTGTGGCGCTGGATGCGACGGGCGAGCGCAGTTTCAGCTTCTACCGTCCGCCGGCGGCGGATCTGTTGTTCCGCAGTGAGCATTTTTCCGCCAAGACCTTTGCCGGCACGGGCAGCTTCCATGTCTGCTCCAACTCGCTGACCGAAGCCACCATCGCCGACAGCACGCTGCATGGCATGTTGCGCGCGCGCGACGCCGGCGCGGTGGTCAGCCTGGATTTGAACCTGCGTCCGGCGCTGTGGCCGGCCGGCTGCGATCCCTTGCCGCGCTTGTGGCAGGCGCTGACCCAGGCCGACCTGATCAAACTCTCGCAGGAAGAACTCGACTACCTGGCGCGACCCCACGGAGATGGCGAAGCAGGCGAGGAAGCCGTGTTGGCGCGCCTGTTCGAGGGCCATGCCCGGCTTGTCATCATCACCCATGGCGCCGCGCCGGTGCGCTGGCGCACACGCGAGCAACAGGGGGTGGTGGCCAGCTTCCCGGTCAACACGGTCGACACCACCGCCGCCGGTGACGCCTTCGTCGGCGGTCTGCTGTTCCGGTTGGGTGAAGTAGGCGGCGACGGTCGCGGATTTGCGCCGTTCTGCGCGGATCCACCAGCCATCGAAGACGCCATCCGCTTCGGCGCCGCGGTCGGCGCGCTCGCGGTCACCCGCAAGGGCGCCTTCGCCGCCATGCCCACGCTCTCCGAAGTCCAGAACCTGCTGCAGGATCACCATGCCCATGCTTGA
- the fucP gene encoding L-fucose:H+ symporter permease, which produces MPIAPSTQPVTSSAPPPVKNGIALSVVTTIFFMWGFLTCLNDILIPHLKAVFELNYARAMLVQFTFFGAYFLMSLPAGRLVAHLGYKKGIVAGLVIAGIGAFGFWPAAELRVYEAFLAALFVLATGITVLQVAANPYVALLGPEKTSSSRLTLAQALNSLGTAIAPIFGGMLILSSTVKSGDELAALPAAEQVAYRVQEAQAVQGPYVGLGIALILLAVFVYLFRLPTLTETTEQADNSKHTLREALSHRHVLFGVLAIFFYVGGEVAIGSLMVNYFALPDIAGLSEKQASTYLSYYWTLAMIGRFAGSALMVKISPRLLLTVFAAINILLLLVTLTNVGMAAVYSLVAIGLFNSIMFPTIFALSIERLGPLTNKASSLLIMAIVGGAIVPFVQGVLADKIGLHHSFVVPLICYAYIIFFGVSGSRLSAVAKQGA; this is translated from the coding sequence ATGCCCATCGCACCCAGCACCCAGCCTGTGACCTCGTCGGCGCCGCCGCCGGTCAAGAACGGCATCGCCTTGTCAGTGGTCACCACGATCTTTTTCATGTGGGGCTTCCTGACCTGCCTCAACGACATCCTCATTCCGCACCTGAAGGCGGTGTTCGAGCTGAACTACGCGCGCGCCATGCTCGTGCAGTTCACCTTCTTCGGCGCGTACTTCCTGATGTCGCTGCCGGCCGGTCGACTGGTCGCGCACCTGGGTTACAAGAAGGGCATCGTGGCGGGCCTGGTGATTGCCGGCATCGGTGCATTCGGGTTCTGGCCGGCCGCCGAGCTGCGGGTGTACGAAGCCTTCCTGGCCGCGCTGTTCGTGCTGGCCACCGGCATCACCGTGCTGCAGGTGGCGGCCAATCCGTATGTGGCGCTGCTGGGTCCGGAAAAGACCAGTTCCAGCCGCCTGACCCTGGCCCAGGCGCTGAACTCGCTGGGCACCGCCATCGCGCCGATCTTCGGCGGCATGCTGATCCTGTCGAGCACGGTCAAGAGCGGCGACGAGCTGGCCGCCTTGCCGGCGGCCGAGCAGGTGGCCTATCGCGTGCAGGAAGCGCAGGCGGTGCAGGGTCCGTATGTGGGATTGGGCATTGCGCTGATCCTGCTGGCGGTGTTTGTTTACCTGTTCCGCCTGCCGACGCTGACCGAAACCACCGAGCAGGCCGACAACAGCAAGCACACCCTGCGCGAGGCGCTGAGCCATCGCCACGTGCTGTTCGGCGTGCTGGCGATCTTCTTCTACGTGGGCGGTGAAGTGGCTATCGGCAGCCTGATGGTCAACTACTTCGCGCTGCCGGACATCGCCGGACTGAGCGAGAAGCAGGCCTCGACCTATCTGTCGTACTACTGGACGCTGGCGATGATCGGCCGCTTTGCCGGCTCGGCGCTGATGGTAAAGATTTCCCCGCGTTTGCTGCTGACCGTGTTCGCCGCGATCAACATCCTGCTGCTGCTGGTCACCCTGACCAACGTGGGCATGGCGGCGGTGTACAGCCTGGTCGCCATCGGCCTGTTCAATTCAATCATGTTCCCGACCATCTTCGCGCTCAGCATCGAACGCCTGGGGCCGCTGACCAACAAGGCCTCGAGCCTGTTGATCATGGCCATTGTCGGCGGTGCGATCGTTCCGTTCGTGCAGGGCGTGCTGGCCGACAAGATTGGCCTGCACCATTCCTTTGTCGTGCCGCTGATCTGCTACGCCTACATCATCTTCTTCGGCGTCTCCGGCTCCCGCCTGTCCGCTGTGGCCAAGCAGGGAGCGTAA
- a CDS encoding copper homeostasis protein CutC, with product MSAPRRLLEVAANSLASALAAQAGGGDRVELCENLAEGGTTPSHGTLVMAREQLQIPLYVLIRPRPGDFHYDAQEVALMVRDIRHCRELGCDGVVIGALDAQGRVDARVCGELMAAASGMGVSFHRAIDASRDPLEALDAIIELGCERVLTSGAQASAEAGREVIAAMVRQAAGRIAILAGAGVTPGNVAALVRQTGVSEVHASAKAPRASTMAFRNPALQGLELDWQQSDAAAVRALRQALDRSD from the coding sequence GTGAGCGCACCCCGACGCCTGCTGGAAGTGGCGGCCAATTCGCTGGCGTCGGCCCTTGCCGCGCAGGCGGGCGGTGGGGATCGGGTCGAACTGTGCGAGAACCTGGCCGAAGGCGGCACCACGCCGTCGCACGGCACGCTGGTGATGGCGCGCGAGCAGCTGCAGATTCCGCTGTACGTGCTGATCCGTCCGCGGCCTGGCGATTTCCACTACGACGCACAGGAAGTGGCGCTGATGGTGCGCGACATCCGCCATTGTCGTGAACTTGGCTGCGATGGCGTGGTCATTGGCGCGCTGGATGCGCAGGGAAGGGTGGATGCGCGGGTCTGCGGCGAATTGATGGCGGCCGCCAGCGGCATGGGCGTGAGCTTCCATCGCGCCATCGACGCCTCGCGTGATCCCCTGGAAGCGCTGGACGCCATCATCGAACTGGGTTGCGAACGGGTGCTGACCTCCGGCGCGCAGGCCAGTGCCGAAGCCGGCCGCGAGGTCATCGCGGCGATGGTGCGGCAGGCGGCAGGGCGGATCGCCATTCTGGCCGGTGCCGGTGTCACCCCGGGCAACGTCGCAGCGCTGGTGCGGCAGACTGGTGTCAGTGAAGTGCACGCCTCGGCCAAGGCGCCGCGCGCCAGCACGATGGCCTTCCGCAATCCCGCGCTGCAGGGGCTGGAACTGGATTGGCAGCAGAGCGACGCCGCCGCCGTGAGGGCGCTTCGTCAGGCGCTCGACCGAAGTGACTGA
- a CDS encoding AGE family epimerase/isomerase, whose protein sequence is MPMLDASPQDFRSPAFLRAHIADTMAFYHPRAIDPQGGFFHYFRDDGSVYDAGHRHLVSSTRFVFNYAMAYREFGNADYLQAVRHGLRYLREVHRNPVSGGYAWTLRDGVVEDDMNHCYGVAFVLLAYSCGLKAGIEEARGWMDETWRLLEARFWEPESGLYKDEADAQWNFTDYRGQNANMHMCEAMLAAFEASGEARYLERALLLADHMTRRQAAKAEGLVWEHYDRDWQIDWKYNLDNPKHLFRPWGFQPGHQTEWTKLLLILDRHVQADWLLPTARHLFDTAVARSWDAERGGLYYGFAPDGRVCDDDKYFWVQAESLAAAALLAARTGDATYWEWYDRLWNYSWKHFVDHQYGAWFRILDADNRKYDNEKSPAGKTDYHTMGACHEVLNVVAPAAAKS, encoded by the coding sequence ATGCCCATGCTTGACGCCTCTCCCCAGGATTTCCGTTCGCCGGCCTTCCTGCGCGCCCACATCGCCGACACCATGGCGTTCTACCACCCGCGTGCAATCGATCCGCAGGGCGGCTTCTTCCATTACTTCCGCGACGACGGCTCGGTGTATGACGCCGGCCATCGCCATCTGGTCAGCAGCACGCGCTTTGTCTTCAACTACGCCATGGCCTACCGCGAGTTCGGCAATGCCGATTATCTGCAGGCGGTCCGGCATGGCCTGCGCTACCTGCGCGAGGTCCACCGCAACCCGGTGAGCGGCGGCTACGCCTGGACCCTGCGCGATGGCGTGGTCGAGGACGACATGAACCACTGCTACGGTGTGGCCTTCGTGTTGCTGGCGTACTCCTGCGGCCTGAAGGCTGGCATCGAGGAAGCGCGCGGCTGGATGGACGAAACCTGGCGCTTGCTGGAAGCGCGATTCTGGGAACCCGAGTCCGGCCTGTACAAGGATGAGGCCGATGCGCAATGGAACTTCACCGATTACCGCGGCCAGAACGCCAACATGCACATGTGCGAGGCCATGCTCGCGGCATTCGAAGCCAGTGGTGAAGCACGTTACCTGGAGCGGGCGCTGCTGCTGGCCGACCACATGACCCGTCGCCAGGCCGCCAAGGCAGAAGGGCTGGTGTGGGAGCACTACGACCGGGACTGGCAGATCGACTGGAAGTACAACCTGGACAATCCCAAGCACCTGTTTCGTCCGTGGGGTTTCCAGCCGGGTCACCAGACCGAGTGGACCAAGCTGCTGCTGATCCTCGATCGCCATGTGCAGGCCGACTGGCTGCTGCCGACGGCGCGCCATCTGTTCGACACCGCGGTGGCGCGCAGCTGGGACGCCGAGCGCGGCGGCCTGTACTACGGCTTTGCGCCGGATGGCCGAGTCTGCGACGACGACAAGTATTTCTGGGTACAGGCCGAGTCGCTGGCGGCCGCGGCGCTGCTGGCCGCGCGCACCGGCGACGCCACCTATTGGGAATGGTATGACCGGCTGTGGAACTACTCCTGGAAGCATTTCGTCGACCACCAGTACGGCGCCTGGTTCCGTATCCTGGATGCCGACAATCGCAAGTACGACAACGAAAAGAGTCCGGCGGGCAAGACCGATTACCACACCATGGGCGCCTGCCATGAAGTGCTCAACGTCGTCGCACCGGCGGCGGCAAAGTCCTGA